A region of the Candidatus Anstonellales archaeon genome:
TGAAAAACGAACTGTCTCAACTTCCAAGTTTAGGTAATGCTCCTCCCCATCTATCTGGACAAAGCGCTCACCATCCTGAATTCTTCTTCCAAGTGTCCCTTCTGCTTGATATCCGACGAAGATTAGTTTATTCTTCTTCGAGCTTCCGATTGCTTTGAGATATTCAAGAACAGGCCCTCCGGTCAACATTCCGGAAGTAGATACTATAATGCATGGTGAAGAAAGAATTTTTGAGCGGTTACGTGGGCTTGCTGATTTAAAAAGGCTGCTAGAAAAGGGGTTATTGTGTGATTTTTTTGTTCTTCTTTGAATCTCAGGTTTGAAATAGTCGACATATTTTGAATAGATTTTGTTGGCTTTCTTTATCATGCCGTCAACATATATTGGGACTTGAGGAAGAAAACCGCTTCGCATATAGTCTTCCAGAACCAATAATATTTCTTGGCCCCTCCCAACCGCAAACGATGGTATAAGAACGATTCCTCCTCCTTCGAGTGTTTTTCGAACTGAGTTTGCAAGTGCTCTGCTAGCTGTCTGGATTGTTGGAAGCTTATCGGACTTCAGGCCATAGGTTCCTTCCATTATAAGTGTTCTCGCTCTTATTTTTCGGACACAGCCTTCGAGTATTTTGCCGGCGCGAACTCTAAAATCGCCGGTGTAAAGAATTCCTCCTTCTTCCTCTATCTTGACCATGGCAGAGCCAAGTATGTGTCCAGAGTGAAGGAGAGAAAACGAAGGAAATCTGCTTGACTTTATTTTCCACATAAAAGGAGTTTGAACTGCGGACGAAAGAACCCTTGAAATCTCTCTTACTGAGAAGGCCTTGCTTATGCGAGAGTAGTCTTCAAGGAGAAGTTTGGCTAGCTCGAACGTTGGTTTCGTACCATAAAGAGTCGGGGAAAAACCTTCCAAATAAAGAAATGGTAGAAAACCGATGTGGTCAAGGTGAGCGTGGGAAATAACTATGTTAGATACCCGTCTAAAAAAATCTTTGTCCAGGGATGGAATTTGGGTTTCTGCACCAAGCTTTACTCCGCAGTCTATAAGGATGTGCTTTTGCCCATCATGGACTTCTATAGCGCTTCTGCCAACTTCACCTGCTCCTCCATAAAATGAAACATTCATGAGATATCACAACATTATTATACTTCAGATGACACTTGTTTTTAGATAGAGTATGATACCTATTTTAACTTTTATAACTCTCCCGCTCATTGGAAAGAAAAAAAAGGATGAGTATACGGCGTCTAAGCCAAATGAAACAGGAGAACCTATTATTAGTTCTTGTCGGGAAGGAATATACAAAAAAATAATCGAGAGATATGCAGAAATTATTGAGGAAAGTGAAGCAAAAAGCATTTCGGAGCTCAAAGGTCTTGTAAATACAGAGGATGGTAAGATAAAGGAGATTGTAAGTGAGATAAAGAAGAAATATGATGATTATAATTATGAGCGGGATTTTACAAATGCCGCTTATGAAGCAGTTTTGTTTGTTTCAAAAATAAGGACAGTTAGCTTGCCCGTGAACTTCTGGCTTTCTTTTTCTGAAATTGTAGAAATCGGGGAAGCAGACCAGATGGATAAGGGAATTCTCCTCTGCGCCATCTTAAGGGCGTTGGGAAGCCCAAACGCAGCAGTTTTTCTCTCAGAAGCAAAAAATGTTTATGTGCTCTGGAATGTAGATGATGTTTTTTACCTTTTTGACGCAGAAAGCAACGGACTTGACACTGGCAGGGAGGAGGAAATAAAAGCAAAGATGGGAAGTAGCCTGTTATATTCATTCAACGACAAGGAGTATCGTGATTTTTCACACGTAAGCATTTCGGATTAAGAGTAGTAGCATTTCTGATTAGAGTAGTAGTTAGTGGCTAAATTAGCTATACCTGAACCTCTTTTTCTCGCTCGAGCTTCTCTTTGAGGAGGGTATAGTAAGAATCAACTTTTGAAAAGTATTGCCTTATACGCCAACTTTTATTTTGCTGGTAATAAGTCATCCAGTCATTGGAAAGCCTTGCAGACCTCTCTGCTTCTGCAGGTTTGATGTAAGCTGCTGCTATGAGACGGGGATTGGAGTAAGTTGTGATGGTGGGCTCAATTCGTTGAAGCCTTTTTTCAAGATGTTTGAGATAAGTCGCAGCAGCAAGAAGACTTTTTTTATAATCATTTTTCATCTCTTCAAATGAGAAGGGAAAGCCCAAGTCGTCAAATGTTGATTTCTTCATCTGGACAAGAGACCACGAAGGCTCTTTATTAGGAGGGATATGCTTTATATCAGAGCTATAGTTTCTTGAGTTTGGGTCTTTTTTTAATGCCTTTCCCAATGAGTTGAGCTCTGCCTCAATCTGAAAAAGACTTTTTCTATACGCTGTTTGTTCTGCACAAATAACCAAAAAAAGAGTTAAAGGGTTTATGTCAGCTGTACGTGAAACACTCAAAACGGATGAGACGAACTCCTCGCCAAAGAGAGATACTAGACCTGCATATTGGGAGAGTAGATTGCTTGGAACTTGAGTTTTTGTTGCTATTTTATCAGGTTTTGCTTGAAAAAATTTTTCTTTTTTAGCTGAGGATTGGGATTGGACGTTTAGGTTGGTGATCGAAAGGACGTAGTATGTCTTTTTTTCATCTGGATTGTATACTGTGTCTTTCTTGCAAGAGATACCGTATTTTGAAAGCTCTTCCTCAATAACTGAAAAATTTTTGTCTCTTCGAAATTCGGATTTTGAGTCAGCACCAAAAAATAGATCTATGCTTTTTCTTTTTCCTTCTAAGAGTTGTCTGAGTAGTTCGAGGGCATCTTTGCTCATAAATAGTTTCTTTTCAACTAAAGAATATAGATTTGGACGCTCTTGATGCCTTTGCTGTTCCTGCATCTGCTCAAGAAAATCAAACATGAAAAACAAAACCCCTGATTAAGCACATAGCCGCTAGGTTTATCAGTTTATTATTGGAAGGATTCATTTATTCTAACTATCCCTCCAACGCTGGCGGTTGGAGAAACAGCAGTTGCAATTAATGTGGCTTGTGCCTGCCTCTCCTCATACCCTTCGGGTTCGTCTGCGTATTTATATTTTAAGATTAATTTTCCTCTAAATTCATCACCCTCCTTTAGAGCCACTACTTCTGAGCCGCTTTTCATACATTTGACGCCTACATCTTTTCTAAACGTATAAGAAGAGCCTGGCATGATGTTGCGTCGTGTAAATGAGGGGAGGAATGCACCAGAGTATTCTTCAGTTGTACAGGCAACGTTTGTTATGGTAACTTCTTTTTGGCCGGTGTTTTTTATTGTGAAAATGAGAGAACCGTCAGTGAGTACCTGTGGAAAAGGGTCTGAGCAGGAGAAAAACTTCTGGGAAAAGATGCATTGATCTCCAAGCTTAAAGAGTGATGTGAGTGAAAAGAGGATAGCGACTACTATCACTACGACAAGGAGAGCCCAGCCGTAAGTCATAAGATATTCCATAGCTGCCTGTCCACGCTTGTTTTTTGGTAGCATTCCAATCCAACCTCAGACAACTGCAAACCCAAGGCCTTGAAGAAAGGCCTTAGTCGTAAAGAATACTATTAAAGACAAAGCGCTTAAAAAAGGTATATATCTAACTCCGTGCCACTTAGAGCCCTTCTGTATTATGCCTATGATTATGGAGGACGTGATTGAAGTAAATAGGATGACGCCTATTGAGAATACAACAAACTCATCGGGAGAGAATGGTGGTTTTGAGAGTGAGAAAAACGCAAAACCGCGCTCTACTTGAGCTGAGGGCAACTTGCTAAATGCAGCGTAAAGGGTAGAAAGCAAAGAATGAGATACGGCCATCAGAAAAGGGGAGCCTATTACACTTGCGAACAAAACAAATATTACATACATCAGGAGGGAGGAGGATATTTCTTTTGAGGTTATTTGTATATTCCTTCCGTCTTGGGCTATCTCATCTAAAACGTCAGCTGTTTTTCCTCCTGTCAGCATGCTTTGTTTTATTAAGGATACTGTACGCATAAGAAGTGGGGAATCGAAGCTTGATGCCAGCTTGTCAAGTGAAGTAGTAAATGGTTCTCCAGCAAAGGCTCTTTTTGCGGCAGCCTCCACCTCACGAGAAAGAAGACCAAACTCCGGCTTTGCTGCCTGCCAAAGCGCCTGGTCAACGGGCATGCCTGCACGTATATTTGCACTTGCAATCATTAGAAAATCAGGAAGGGTTGATTCGACCAGTTTTCTTCTCGACTCTGAGCTAAAGGAGAGATACGTGTAAGAAAGAAGAAAGAGGGTTGAGGCTGAAAGCACAATGGATATCAAATAGAGCAAGATCGAAGCTGAGAAGATTACTTTAAATGGAAAAGGGAGCTTGCCGGAAATAGCAGATGCAAGCAAGTAGAATTTCTGGGATGTATAAAGAAATCCAAATATTGCAATCGAAAGCAATATCGTAAATGAAAGGAGAAGACCAACAAGCACTTCTGCTCTTATACTAACACCTGCCATGCGAAGGGCGGCTTCAATCTTACGGATATGCTGCCGCGAAAGAGAGCGTCCTAGCTTATCAAAAAAATCTATAATGCTCATCATCCAACACCAACCCTTGGTCTTGATGCTTCGATTGCAGATACAAAGAGAAATTGAAAAAGGGATATGATTACAAAAATAACAAGAAGGAGTAGACTTCCGTTTGCGTTTGCCCAGAAACCAATAAAGGAGAGCAAAATGGAACCAAGTGCAACTCCAAGAGAGGGGAAAACGATACCAAAAACCATGAAAAACATAACTAAGGGGTAGAGTTTTTGACCATAGGCTTTTAGTGAAACTAATTGTTCGCGCGAGATTTGTTCAAGTACCGAGTCAAGAGAGTTTGCAACATCAGAACCTGAAGAAAGAGCGTTTGAAAGCTGGAGAACAACACGCCTAAACATTTGAGATGGGTTTGTTGCTGCAACTTCGTGCATGGCGGCATTCACCGGCATACCAAGAGCAGTTTTTTCTATTATTCTGTTAAATTCCTTGCTTGCTTCGCCGTAGCCTGATGAGGCGGCAGATATGGCATCGTATAGAGGAACGCCCGCCCTCAGTGAAATTAGGATATGCCTTCCGGCAAAGACAAGCTCTGATTCAATAAGACGCGCGCGTACATTGGCCTTCACTCGTGGGAAGTTCATAAAATAGAAAAATGAGAAAAGAAGGAAAAGTGGGAATAGGAACAGAAAGAAAACAGGGTTAATACGTGGCAGAAAAAGATAGGCTATTAGAAGGAGCGAAAGCGAAAGAAAGAGTGAAGAGCGCAATGCATGGTAAGCAAATGAAAGTGTGGTGTAGTTGGTTAGATTAGCCATTACAAGCTCTGACTGGAGATTCGGAAAATACTTAAGGGTGTATGAAAGAAGATTGGACAAGGAAGCAGGGATAGAAATAGATTTAGTACTATTTTCATCAGTTGGGTCTTCTTCTTTTAGCTTTCTTTTTCGGTCCATAGTTTAGATGCCCTCCCACTTAGCATTATGCTCAGCTAACGAAAGGATTTCGTCAGGTGATTGATAGTAGTTTGAGATTATGCGAGCAACTGTCTCAAGCCCGGTGTATTTGTTGCGTACCATCCATGAAAGTATTTTTGATTTTTCTTCTACGTCTTGGTCTATCTCCTTTTGAGTCAGGCCGGAGTAAAGGGAGAGTTTTTCTGAAAGCTTGTTCATCTTACCAATGGGAAGCATTCGCTGGCTTTTTATGTCAAGTCGATAGAGTACATTAGCGCCGTCACTTGAAACCTCTGCAAACTCGAATGTTTTTCGCAGATTTAAGCGGCGGTTTCTATACTGTACAACTATTCCTGAAAGCGAATCAAGCATAACCCGTGGTACGTTTATAGGAGGATTTGTAAGGCGAGTTACTGTTTCTTGTGAGTTGTCCGCATGAATCGTAGCATAAACCGAATGTCCGGTGTGCATGGCTTCAAACATTACTTGGGCTTCTCTTTCTGTGCGAACTTCTCCTAGCAGTATTCTATCAGGTCTTTGTCGAAGAGAGTTAATAAGAAGGTCAAGCATAGTGATTTCGCCCTTTCCCTCAATATTTGATTCTTTAGTTACCATTGGAATCCAATGCATAAATGATGGCAGAGTAAGCTCGCGCGTGTCTTCAATAGAGATTATGCGCTGATTAGCAGGAATAAGAGTTGCAATAGCATTTAAAAATGAAGTTTTTCCGCTTCCTGTTCCTCCAGTGACTAACAAAGACATCTCGTTTTGGACACAAAGCCATATTAGAGAGGCTATGTGCGTTGGGATACATTCTAGTTCAACAAAACGGCTAATGGTCCACGGGTTTTGGGAGAACTTTCTGATGGTAATAGTATTTCCAAAAGAGGAAACCGGATAGAGCGTCGCATTAACTCTTTCTCCGGTTGGAAGATGGGCGTCCATAAGCGGGCATAGTGTGTTTATCTGTTTTCCTATTTTCCTCCCTATCAATGCGGCATAATCGTATATATTTTCCTCAGATCTTATATACACATTCGACTTGCACCATCCCCATTTTTTGTGATATACCCAGACTGGCTCATTTGAATTATTTATTGCAATTTCTTCAAGCTTATCATCGTGCATTAGAGCTTCCAGCTCTCCAAGACCAAGTGTATTTTGGATTAGATATGAAGCAAGGACTTGTTTTGTAGAGTCAGAAAGGGATGGGAAGTTGCGTGTGAGTAAGGCAAGTGCCTTTGAATTGAACTTTTCTTTTATTTCGTCTGCTTTTTTAGAGTCAAGCATCTCTGAGACCGAAATTTTTACGCTTGAGACGAGTTCAGCCTTTAGTGTGTTTAGAACTATTTTTGTACCTTCTCCTAGTCCGGGTATGTGGAGGTTGTAGCGCGGAGTAAAGTCTGATGCAGCGCGAGTTATTTGTACATTGACAGGAATAGACTCTGAATTGAAATAGTAATTGTCAAGAATTGTGGCTTTATCTTGTTTGGCTTTATCTTGTTCGTCTTCTTTTTTGATTTTGTCTGGCATTTTATCCCTCTATTGCGCGCACCGCACACTCTTTTTAGAACATCTTTAAGAGAAAATTCTGCACTGAAGGTTTAAATGGCTTTTAGGTATGCTTCCCCCGATAGAACTCGCTTATCATCTCGCGGAGTTTGGCTCGCCTCTTTTCATATCTTTCATATTCACTTTGGGACATCTCAAATTCAGCAGTGTGAAACTGACGAGGTATTGTGGGCTGAGCAGGGTAGCTGATGCTTTCAGCTTTTTGGATAAGTTGATGGACTTTCGTTTGCAACTCTTCTTGCTGAGCTCTAAGAGAACCAAGGGAGTCCAGCAACCTTTTTACCTCGTCCTTTTTTCCTTCAAACTCTTTCATCTTTGAAATTACTGCGTCTGCCTTTTTTATTTGAGCCTCAAACTCCTCCCTGTTTGAGTTAATTTGTCCTTCTAGTTGGGAAAGTGCAACAGAAAAATCATTGTATGATTTTAGATAGTGGCTCTTGAGCTTTTCCAGGCGCTCCACTTGCTTTTGGATAGACGACTGAATTGCTTTCTTCTGCTCTTCAAGCTCAGCTTGGCTGATGGTGGGTTTTAGGCGTTCTATTTCCTCTGAGATTTTTTTGGCTGACTCAAGATTCTTTTGCAAAGTTTCTCTTAGGGCTGTTATTTTTGAAAGAGCTTCATCAATTTTGGATTTTCTACTGGCACTGTCTGATTGTGATTTGTAGTAATTCTGTATCGCAGTCAACTGAGCATCCGCCTTCTTCTTTTCTTCTTCTATATCTCGAAGATGTTGTTCTATCTCAGTTTTTATTTTTTCGTATGAAGTAGAAGAAAAAAGGAGCTCTCGTAAAAGGGATTCTGAAGAAATGAGTGAGGAAAGCTCTTCTCGCTGGAGGCGAATTGCAGATAGGACATCTTTTGCTAAATCACCAAATACGCTGGCTTTCTGCTCAATGTTGTTTAGCTCATCTTTTATCTTCATTGCTTGCTTGTCTACTTCCGCAAAACTCTTTTGTAGGCTTGTTCGAAGCGATTTATCTTTTTGTATTTCTGCATGGAGAGCAGATATACGCTCTAGAATTAGAACCAGCTCTTTTTTAATAGCTTCAAGCTCGTAGGAAGCTTTTTTGATTCGTTTTATTTGCTCGTCTATCTGAGACTGGTGAGCGGCCTTTCCGAGAAGGTTTTTTTGTTTGTCTAATTCTAACGAAATGTTGGCCCCAAGGCGCTCAATTTCTGATTTGAGAGAATTAGATCTTGCCATGAGGGCTTGATAATCTTCAACTTTACCTTTTATGCGTTCAATATCATGCTGTATCTGGATGCACTGGGTATGCAAGAAATCCGCTCTTTTATTAGTTTCGTTTATCGAAGTAGACAGGTTAGAGAGGTTCCGTTTTATGTCTTCGAGTTGGTTTGTGTGGTGAAGGTATAACGCCTCTTTTTTTTCTTGTAATTCCTTAAGAGTTTCAAGTCTTTTTTGCGTATCTAGGAGTTTTGGGTCAAGGCTCTTATAAAGTTCAAGATAATTTAACTCTAGCCGTCTTATTTGTTCGCCTTTTAATTGCACAAGAGCAAGAAGCTTTGATAGTTTGGGCTGAAGTTCGCTGTGTTGAAATCCAGCACCTCTTGACTCGACACTGAAACCAAAGCTTTTTGGATCGGTGATTATCTCTCCACCAGCTGTCCAAACAAGATAGGTTTTTGTAAGTAGATACTCAATTTTTATTATTCCTTCCTCCTCTAATATGCGAGCCCACTCCTCAAGACGCTCTTTTGGAATTGCAAGTGCACTGGCAGCTTCTTCAAGCAAAACTTTTTTTTTGTTATAGAGAAGCTTTATTAAGGCGTCAACGCCTGTGCGAATCTCATTTTCATCTACGGCCATGAATGAAGATACCCTCCGTAAATATATAAATATCATTCTTGAAACTGATATTGTATGGATAGCAAAACCCCACCTAAAAAAAGGCAGTTTCATCCGATTGAAAACCTTAAAAATCAAAACAAGATATTGCATCGTTTTGGAGAAGTAGGATTGAGGGTTTTCGCAGCGATTGACGGAGTAAAAAGCAGGGATAGAATAATTGATGAGGCTCGTTGCACTGAAAAGGAATACGAAGAAATAATCTCATTTATGGAGGCATATGATATGCTGGATAAAGGGGGGAGTAATGGGGAGGAGCACGAAAGCAAAGAAGATAGTAAAAGTATTGACGAAGAGGGAGCTGAGAGGGTAAATATTAAACCGGAAATTACGGTTTCTCAAACTATTACACCGTCAGCATCTAGGAAGGAGATGACTAAGGAAGAGGAACGACTTGCTCAACTTTCTCCGCTTGAAAAAAAAATTTACAAAAAATACGGAGAGATAGGAGTAAACATTTATCATCTCATAGATGGCGAAAAAACTGCTGAACAGATCCTTCATGAAGTTGGAATTTCGGAAGTAAAGCTTGTTGAGATACTTGAGTTTTTAGAGAATGAAGGGATAATCAAAATTGAAAAGCAATCCCCTCCACTCGTGGCCGACCAAAAAATTGTCGACCAAAAGATTGAAAAGGATGTGGCAGAGGGTGTTTTCTATGAAGGATGGGAAGAAAAGAGAGGTAGAAAAGAATTGTTTGCCCCTATAGTTGAGGAGAAGGATTATTTTGATGAGGGTTCAGCCGTGCCAAAAGATGAGACTGCGGCTAGTGTAATACCTATAGATATACCGTTAAAAAAGAAGATTGGATTAGTTAAAGAGACTAGAATAAAGGCAGGAATTATATTGAAGTTTGGATCTGCAGGTTCGCGAGTATACGAGTTAATCAACGGTGTGAATGATGCTATAGATATCGCACTTGAGACTAAACTATCCCTTGAAACCTTGGATAAGATTTTTGAGTGGTTAGGGCAAGAAAAGGCTGTGTTGTTCAAAAGAATGAAACGAGAGGAAATCAGAAAAAAATATGGTGAAGAGGGGCTTATGATATACAAGAAATACGGAAGAGAGGGCATTTTGTTGTATGAGCTGATAGGGAGGGAAAAGAAACTGAAAGATGTTATTATTACAAGCAAACTTCCCCCTGCAAGGGCGGTGGATATCCTGCTTTTTATTCACTCTGCATTGAATCTGGATTTACCGATAGATAAGAAAACGTTATACAATGAGCTTGGGCTCTAAGCGAGAAACTTTAAAGAGAGTACCGATCGAAAAGGAGTTAGTTATTTAAAGGGAAGTTGAAAAAATAAAGTGGGGATCGCTGTCGTTAAGAAAGTTTAAGAAGGCTTTAAGGAGGAACGTGTATGTTTTATTATCACGAACGCTCAAAAACTAAGATTTCTGGCTCAGGAGCAAAGCTAAGGAAATCGCATGATAAGAAACTTCGCTTCAAAGGGAATCCGCCAGTGGCGACGAAAGTTTCAGAGGGGGACGAAAGAGAGACCGTAAGAGGCCGGGGAGGATGCATAAAAGTCAAACTCAAGAAAGCACAAAAGGTGAATGTAGTTACTCCCCAAGGCATAAAAAAAGTGCAAATTCGCGGAGTGCTTGAAACCCCAGATAATAGGCATCACGCAAGGCAAAGGATAATTACTAAGGGAGCTATCATCGATACTGAACTGGGAAGAGTAAAGATAACAAATAGGGTAGGGCAAAACGGAGTGGTTAATGGAATTCTGCTTCAAAATAATTAGTCACTTTTTTGCTTTCCATGGTACATTTGCATTATCGCAGAATGTGATTATCTTCTTTCGTTGGCTTGAATCAAGGCCTTTCCAATCTATAAGGACGTATTGCGTCTTTTCAACGCATTTTTCTATTCCTTGCAAAAATGTCTCGTAGTCTATCTCATCTACCTTGTATTTAGGGAGTATGTGGCCCACTGCCTCTGATGATTCCAAAGCTATTTTTGAGAAAAGTGGAGCATAATGGCCCCCACCGACCCCAAATATAGTTGGATATTCCTTCTGACTTTTAATTCCGTCAACAATGGCTTTGGCGCAAATCTCAGCAGCCGTTTTATCCCCCCACTCTTTGGAAGTGCTTCCTATTTCAACAAAAATGACTGGGAGAGAGCAGGTTGGTCCGTGGTGGTCAACTTCAAGACATACCTGCCAGTCAAGACCTAGATCTTCGACCTGACTTTTTATTGAGACGAGGATATCCTTCATTTTTGATGCATAAGCCACATTGAGGGTTTTATCTTTGCCCCCCATCTGGGCTTTCCCCCAATTTCCAGGGAGGTGCACGGAAAGAGTCCTTATTTTCCTCTCGGATTTATGTGTCGAAGGGACGATTAGGTAGTCTGTTTGTAAGTCGCAGGATATTTCAAGAACAGAATTGTTTGTCTCAATTATTTGTGTAGAGGGTAAAGAAAAATTCTCCTTGAGTGCAGTTGCGATGTTGAGACTTGCTTGATTTGTAGATGAGTAAACTACAGCTGGCATGGTGGGGTTTTGTATTGGCAAATATTTAAATTAAAGTGAGAAAAATGTTAATTAATATGTTATATCGATTTGACGATTTCGAGCGCTTCAAAAGTAGCGCGGTTGCGCACGGCGTAAAGGAGGATCTGGACCAGCTTAAAGGGCTTAGCATTCTATTTTTTGAGACCTATCCCAAATATATGATAATAAAGATGGTCTCTTATGAGGGTGACCCTAACATAGTAGTTATTCTATCTAAAAAGTTTTCAATGGTTTATCCGGTAATAAAGAATAAAGTTGGAGTCAGCTTAAGCAAGCTAAAAATGGAGAGTAAGTGGGGGGAGAGTACATATTTGGCTTATGTGACTTTTAGATACGTGCTTGAAGGCTATCAGAGATATTTCAAAACGCTTGATTTGGAACTTGATGCGGCTGACAATTCGCTTAATCTGGATGAAATAGAGCGTATAAGCAAGAAGATAAAGAAGTTTAGAGATCTTGTAGATGATTTCTTGCACCTCCTTATTCGCGCAGAGGACAAAGACATAAAGTTTGTAGATACGGCTGTGCTTGCTTATGAATTTGACCTTTTGCTTGCGCAAACAAGACACTTGGCCGACAGGTGTAGAACTGCAAAAAAGGAGTTAAATGTAATTCGGCAGAAATGTGATGTTTTTCAGACCATGAATCTTAACAAGAATATTGAAAAATTAACCAAGATTATGATGTTTTTGACGATAGTGGGAATTGTGATTTCAGTCCCAAACACTATTGCTACAATTTATGGGATAGGTAAGATAGCCGAAGGGACTAGTGAGGCGTTTATCTGGGGCGCCATTTCGATTAGTTTTTTGATTTCGATTTTTCTTTCCTTTGCATATCTCCACTATTATATGAAGAAATAGTGACGAGCGTTTCTTTATGTATATGAATTTTTTTGAGAGGAACATCCCTGTTTGGGGTGAAAGAGGGCAGAGAAGAATCAGAAGCTCCAGGGTCGCAATCATCGGATTTGGGGGGATAGGTCAAGCAACATTTGTGAACCTCTTGCGTGCAGGAGTGAAGAGGTTCTCTGTGGTTGACCCAGATTATTTTGACATTTCTAATATGAATCGCCAATCGCTATGCTTTCTTGGAGAGCTTGGAAAGAAGAAAATCAAGTCTGCAGAGAAGTATGCAAAAAGTATAAACCCAGAAGCTGCACTTGACGGATATGCAGAAAAATTCTGTGAGAAAAACGCTGCAAAGATTCTTGAGGGATGCGATATTGCAATAGATGGTCTTGATACGTTTTCAGATAGGGTTGTTTTGCACAGAGAGTGTAGAAAACGTGGAATTCCGTCTGTTTTCTGCTCTGCTTTGGGAAGCATGGGTATGTGTTCTGTATTTGATGTTGAAAGCAGATTTGACTTTGAGGAGGTATTCTCAAGGGCGGGAAGGCTGGCAAAAAGATGCGATTCTATTGTTTCTCCCGCAGCACAGATGGCAGGCACTCTTGCCTCGGCTTTGGCACTTGCAGTTATTCTGAAAAGGCCGCATGTGTGTGCTCCGGAATTTATTTTGTTTGATGTTTTTTCAAAAAGACCGGTAAGGAACGTAAGGCTTGCGTGAGTGGTTTATGAAAGCCTTTGGATTTGAGGTCGTTTACAAAGAATTCTGCCAGTCTGGACCATATTTTGAGATAAAGCCAACACAGCCAATGAAGATTAATCTTGAATTGTGCAAGGATAAATTGCGGGCGGGTAGGACATCTGTTGCAAACAAATATTTCATATGCATTAGAATAGATAAACAGGAAGTTATTTTGTATAGTAATGGAAAAATCGTTGTAAGGGGAAGCGCAAGAAAGGATATTGCGCAAAAGATTGCCAAGTTGATCTATGACTCAATTCAGAGGTGAGGGGACGGTCAGGAGAAGCATAACTTTTTTGATAATTTTTTTGTCTGCGATTATTGCACTTGGATGCTTAAAGACAGAAAGCTCTGCTTCGCTGGGTGAGATAATAATAACCAATTCCACTGGACAGAAAATCTTGCTATTTGTTGAAATAGCAGATACATATGAAAAGAGAATGCGGGGGCTTATGTATAGGGAGTCACTGCCAAAGGGAGGCGGCATGTTATTTGTTTTTGAGGATTCTGCACCTCGCATATTCTGGATGAAAAATACGCTTATTCCTCTTGATATTATATTCATTGATGAAGAGGGCGCCGTAGTTGCGATCGTGGAAAATGCCCAACCGTGTCTTGTGGATCCTTGTAAAACCTATTCTTCCAAGGAAAACGCAAAATATGTGCTTGAAGTGGAGGGTGGATTTGCTAGAAAAAACGGGGTTTCGGTTGGAAGCAATATAGAAATTAAGCTGGGAAGCTAAGAATCCGATGCTTTTATAATTATCTGTTTGTTATTTCT
Encoded here:
- a CDS encoding type II secretion system F family protein, giving the protein MSIIDFFDKLGRSLSRQHIRKIEAALRMAGVSIRAEVLVGLLLSFTILLSIAIFGFLYTSQKFYLLASAISGKLPFPFKVIFSASILLYLISIVLSASTLFLLSYTYLSFSSESRRKLVESTLPDFLMIASANIRAGMPVDQALWQAAKPEFGLLSREVEAAAKRAFAGEPFTTSLDKLASSFDSPLLMRTVSLIKQSMLTGGKTADVLDEIAQDGRNIQITSKEISSSLLMYVIFVLFASVIGSPFLMAVSHSLLSTLYAAFSKLPSAQVERGFAFFSLSKPPFSPDEFVVFSIGVILFTSITSSIIIGIIQKGSKWHGVRYIPFLSALSLIVFFTTKAFLQGLGFAVV
- a CDS encoding MBL fold metallo-hydrolase RNA specificity domain-containing protein — encoded protein: MNVSFYGGAGEVGRSAIEVHDGQKHILIDCGVKLGAETQIPSLDKDFFRRVSNIVISHAHLDHIGFLPFLYLEGFSPTLYGTKPTFELAKLLLEDYSRISKAFSVREISRVLSSAVQTPFMWKIKSSRFPSFSLLHSGHILGSAMVKIEEEGGILYTGDFRVRAGKILEGCVRKIRARTLIMEGTYGLKSDKLPTIQTASRALANSVRKTLEGGGIVLIPSFAVGRGQEILLVLEDYMRSGFLPQVPIYVDGMIKKANKIYSKYVDYFKPEIQRRTKKSHNNPFSSSLFKSASPRNRSKILSSPCIIVSTSGMLTGGPVLEYLKAIGSSKKNKLIFVGYQAEGTLGRRIQDGERFVQIDGEEHYLNLEVETVRFSAHADHDDLVRFANGIKGLKKIFLVHGEVKKLNELMSDLKQFEVAVPNINETFKV
- a CDS encoding type II secretion system F family protein, whose product is MDRKRKLKEEDPTDENSTKSISIPASLSNLLSYTLKYFPNLQSELVMANLTNYTTLSFAYHALRSSLFLSLSLLLIAYLFLPRINPVFFLFLFPLFLLFSFFYFMNFPRVKANVRARLIESELVFAGRHILISLRAGVPLYDAISAASSGYGEASKEFNRIIEKTALGMPVNAAMHEVAATNPSQMFRRVVLQLSNALSSGSDVANSLDSVLEQISREQLVSLKAYGQKLYPLVMFFMVFGIVFPSLGVALGSILLSFIGFWANANGSLLLLVIFVIISLFQFLFVSAIEASRPRVGVG
- a CDS encoding ATPase, T2SS/T4P/T4SS family: MPDKIKKEDEQDKAKQDKATILDNYYFNSESIPVNVQITRAASDFTPRYNLHIPGLGEGTKIVLNTLKAELVSSVKISVSEMLDSKKADEIKEKFNSKALALLTRNFPSLSDSTKQVLASYLIQNTLGLGELEALMHDDKLEEIAINNSNEPVWVYHKKWGWCKSNVYIRSEENIYDYAALIGRKIGKQINTLCPLMDAHLPTGERVNATLYPVSSFGNTITIRKFSQNPWTISRFVELECIPTHIASLIWLCVQNEMSLLVTGGTGSGKTSFLNAIATLIPANQRIISIEDTRELTLPSFMHWIPMVTKESNIEGKGEITMLDLLINSLRQRPDRILLGEVRTEREAQVMFEAMHTGHSVYATIHADNSQETVTRLTNPPINVPRVMLDSLSGIVVQYRNRRLNLRKTFEFAEVSSDGANVLYRLDIKSQRMLPIGKMNKLSEKLSLYSGLTQKEIDQDVEEKSKILSWMVRNKYTGLETVARIISNYYQSPDEILSLAEHNAKWEGI
- a CDS encoding D-aminoacyl-tRNA deacylase gives rise to the protein MPAVVYSSTNQASLNIATALKENFSLPSTQIIETNNSVLEISCDLQTDYLIVPSTHKSERKIRTLSVHLPGNWGKAQMGGKDKTLNVAYASKMKDILVSIKSQVEDLGLDWQVCLEVDHHGPTCSLPVIFVEIGSTSKEWGDKTAAEICAKAIVDGIKSQKEYPTIFGVGGGHYAPLFSKIALESSEAVGHILPKYKVDEIDYETFLQGIEKCVEKTQYVLIDWKGLDSSQRKKIITFCDNANVPWKAKK
- a CDS encoding 30S ribosomal protein S8e, which encodes MFYYHERSKTKISGSGAKLRKSHDKKLRFKGNPPVATKVSEGDERETVRGRGGCIKVKLKKAQKVNVVTPQGIKKVQIRGVLETPDNRHHARQRIITKGAIIDTELGRVKITNRVGQNGVVNGILLQNN